From the Lathyrus oleraceus cultivar Zhongwan6 chromosome 4, CAAS_Psat_ZW6_1.0, whole genome shotgun sequence genome, one window contains:
- the LOC127076483 gene encoding jasmonate-induced oxygenase 1 codes for MSPMQQTHYHHCFFSLFFSHCFQINNLKYFTLSYSWFSMRSLTLTPRTMPEIPVDFRAPPPSPVASGRRSSVTNNEFLTEFLETSLRVPDLVLPDKIFPKQSHHETPPKIDFVSLCFHEDEDLIDVVSDSIANFACIQLINHGISPQIMAAAVEAARGIFLVPPGKREVVSRSPEKLWGFEVYHEGEDEGSELNEEFIWCKDEELKLKLEGIWPIGYSNFSKKMETLGSRVEKVADKLFPIILKNVPKKLASDGDIIGHGHEVGTLCCIYKHTRDVNRNDRWVDSLKYDVIRMLIRGTDYSHSLCLHVCDGSSEFHVYSKKSWLSFCPEQGALVITAGDQLQILSGGHYKDVIGKAIFKGEREDNISMAFLYSTQNMKKKIQSHRERTISISQQAIFAVILTLMYHVLIFVLNFFDV; via the exons ATGTCACCGATGCAACAGACACATTATCATCACTGCTTTTTCTCCCTTTTCTTTTCTCATTGCTTTCAAATAAATAATCTCAAATATTTCACACTCTCATACTCATGGTTTTCAATGCGATCATTAACATTAACGCCGCGAACCATGCCGGAAATCCCCGTCGATTTCCGTGCACCTCCACCATCTCCGGTTGCCTCCGGACGTAGATCATCGGTAACAAACAACGAATTTCTGACTGAGTTTTTGGAAACATCGCTTCGAGTTCCGGATCTGGTGTTACCGGACAAGATTTTCCCGAAACAGAGCCATCACGAAACGCCGCCGAAAATCGATTTTGTTTCATTGTGTTTCCACGAAGACGAAGATCTAATCGACGTCGTTTCGGACTCCATAGCCAATTTCGCATGCATCCAGCTTATCAACCACGGAATATCGCCGCAAATAATGGCTGCCGCCGTCGAAGCTGCCAGAGGAATATTTCTGGTGCCGCCAGGAAAGCGAGAAGTGGTATCAAGATCGCCGGAGAAGCTTTGGGGTTTCGAGGTGTATCATGAAGGAGAAGATGAGGGAAGTGAGTTGAATGAAGAATTTATTTGGTGCAAAGATGAAGAGTTGAAGTTGAAATTGGAGGGAATTTGGCCTATTGGATATTCTAATTTTAG CAAGAAGATGGAAACTCTAGGGTCACGTGTGGAGAAGGTGGCAGATAAATTATTTCCTATCATATTGAAAAATGTTCCTAAGAAATTAGCAAGTGATGGTGACATAATTGGTCATGGACATGAAGTTGGGACACTTTGTTGCATATACAAGCATACCAGAGATGTTAATAGGAATGATCGATGGGTTGATTCTTTGAAATATGATGTGATTAGGATGCTGATTAGAGGAACTGATTACTCTCATTCTTTGTGTTTGCATGTGTGTGATGGTTCTTCAGAGTTTCATGTTTACTCTAAGAAAAGTTGGTTGTCTTTCTGTCCTGAACAAGGTGCTCTTGTTATCACTGCCGGAGATCAATTACAG ATATTGAGTGGTGGACACTACAAGGATGTGATTGGAAAGGCAATCTTTAAAGGAGAAAGAGAAGACAACATTTCAATGGCTTTTCTCTATTCTACTCAAAACatgaagaaaaaaattcaaagCCATAGAGAAAGAACCATTTCAATTAGCCAACAAGCCATCTTTGCTGTAATTTTGACACTTATGTACCATGTCCTGATTTTTGTCTTGAATTTTTTTGATGTTTGA